The following proteins come from a genomic window of Montipora foliosa isolate CH-2021 chromosome 2, ASM3666993v2, whole genome shotgun sequence:
- the LOC137993245 gene encoding tumor necrosis factor-like, with protein MFSFCLLMTTYAAMTIKSTSASTTGTCANPGIPININVGNCAGPAKPSAHIEAKKGDATYGNNQVIQDWSVNAPNSHIAGGMTYKDGKLTVPTPGRYYIYAQFYYHHTGRIYLRVNNNIITMLQPPAPHRSGSHGALYAGGVFQLNAGDVITLLATSIHGTVRGHMNPFHSYFGAFLI; from the exons ATGTTCAGTTTTTGTCTGCTGATGACAACATATGCTGCAATGACAATCAAGAGCACCTCTGCTTCCACCACT GGAACATGTGCAAACCCAGGGATACCGATCAACATTAATGTTGGTAACTGTGCAGGCCCTGCAAAG CCATCTGCTCACATTGAGGCCAAGAAAGGAGACGCCACCTATGGCAACAACCAAG TGATCCAAGACTGGTCTGTCAATGCACCAAACAGCCACATCGCAGGCGGAATGACTTacaaggatggaaagctgactGTACCCACTCCAGGCCGGTACTACATTTATGCTCAATTCTACTATCACCACACCGGACGAATTTACCTTCGTGTCAACAACAATATCATCACCATGTTACAGCCACCTGCACCTCACCGTTCCGGGTCACATGGTGCTTTGTATGCGGGAGGAGTATTCCAACTTAACGCtggtgacgtcatcaccttgtTAGCTACCAGCATCCACGGCACCGTGAGAGGCCACATGAACCCCTTTCACAGTTACTTTGGCGCGTTCCTAATTTGA